Proteins found in one Zea mays cultivar B73 chromosome 1, Zm-B73-REFERENCE-NAM-5.0, whole genome shotgun sequence genomic segment:
- the LOC118473399 gene encoding EPIDERMAL PATTERNING FACTOR-like protein 4, whose product MGWPPSSGWGDRRRNVSAAALLFLHLLLLFSAPGTCTPARGVAPPPTTEQDGYSWSWWDPAATAARRGLVGPGSSPPTCRSRCGGCHPCRPVHVAIQPGRSFPLEYYPEAWRCKCGNKLFMP is encoded by the exons ATGGGCTGGCCGCCGAGCAGCGGCTGGGGCGACCGGCGACGGAACGTGTCCGCCGCGGCGCTGCTCTTCCTCCACCTGCTGCTACTCTTCTCCGCCCCCG GGACGTGCACGCCGGCGAGAGGGGTggcgccgccgccgacgacggAGCAGGACGGGTACTCCTGGTCCTGGTGGGacccggcggcgacggcggcgcgcAGGGGGCTGGTGGGGCCGGGGTCGTCGCCGCCCACGTGCCGCAGCCGCTGCGGGGGCTGCCACCCCTGCCGCCCCGTCCACGTCGCCATCCAGCCCGGCCGCAGCTTCCCGCTCGAGTACTACCCGGAGGCCTGGCGCTGCAAGTGCGGCAACAAGCTCTTCATGCCCTGA